One genomic segment of Burkholderia pyrrocinia includes these proteins:
- a CDS encoding NAD(P)(+) transhydrogenase (Re/Si-specific) subunit beta has protein sequence MSMNVVTLLYLVASVCFIQALKGLSNPKSARRGNLFGMVGMAIAILTTVALIVKQAAWLGANLPLGIALVLGALIVGGGVGAFVAARVEMTKMPELVAAMHSLIGLAAVCIAYAVVSEPEAFGLVPQDAVASNFIPYGNRVELFIGTFVGAITFSGSVIAFGKLSGKYKFRLFQGAPVVYAGQHLINLMLAIAMLGFGILFVITQAWLPFIIMTAIAFVLGVLIIIPIGGADMPVVVSMLNSYSGWAAAGIGFSLNNAMLIIAGSLVGSSGAILSYIMCHAMNRSFFNVILGGFGGEAAAGGAAGAQEQRPVKSGSAEDASFMLGNAESIVIVPGYGLAVARAQHALKELTDKLIEKGVDVRYAIHPVAGRMPGHMNVLLAEAEVPYDIVFEMEDINGELGQADVVLVLGANDVVNPAAKNDPKSPIAGMPIIEAYKARTVIVNKRSMAAGYAGLDNDLFYMDKTMMVFGDAKKVIEDMVKAVD, from the coding sequence ATGAGCATGAACGTCGTCACGCTGCTGTACCTCGTCGCATCGGTGTGCTTCATCCAGGCGCTGAAGGGGCTGTCGAACCCGAAGAGCGCGCGCCGCGGCAACCTGTTCGGGATGGTCGGGATGGCCATCGCGATCCTCACGACGGTCGCGCTGATCGTCAAGCAGGCGGCCTGGCTCGGCGCGAACCTGCCGCTCGGCATCGCGCTGGTGCTCGGCGCGCTGATCGTCGGCGGCGGCGTCGGTGCCTTCGTCGCCGCGCGCGTCGAGATGACGAAGATGCCGGAACTCGTCGCGGCGATGCACTCGCTGATCGGTCTCGCGGCCGTGTGCATCGCGTATGCGGTGGTGTCGGAGCCGGAAGCGTTCGGGCTCGTGCCGCAGGACGCCGTCGCGTCGAACTTCATCCCGTACGGCAACCGCGTCGAGTTGTTCATCGGCACGTTCGTCGGCGCGATCACGTTCTCCGGTTCGGTGATCGCGTTCGGCAAGCTGTCGGGCAAGTACAAGTTCCGGTTGTTCCAGGGCGCGCCGGTCGTGTACGCGGGCCAGCACCTGATCAACCTGATGCTCGCGATCGCGATGCTCGGCTTCGGCATCCTGTTCGTCATCACGCAGGCGTGGCTGCCGTTCATCATCATGACGGCGATCGCGTTCGTGCTCGGCGTGCTGATCATCATCCCGATCGGCGGCGCCGACATGCCGGTGGTCGTGTCGATGCTGAACTCGTACTCGGGGTGGGCCGCGGCCGGCATCGGCTTCTCGCTGAACAACGCGATGCTGATCATCGCAGGCTCGCTGGTCGGCTCGTCGGGCGCGATCCTGTCGTACATCATGTGCCACGCGATGAACCGCTCGTTCTTCAACGTGATCCTCGGCGGCTTCGGCGGCGAGGCGGCGGCCGGCGGCGCGGCGGGTGCGCAGGAGCAGCGGCCGGTGAAGTCGGGCTCGGCCGAGGATGCGTCGTTCATGCTCGGCAACGCGGAATCGATCGTGATCGTGCCGGGCTACGGGCTGGCCGTCGCCCGCGCGCAGCACGCGCTGAAGGAGCTGACCGACAAGCTGATCGAGAAGGGCGTCGACGTGCGCTATGCGATCCACCCGGTTGCCGGGCGGATGCCGGGGCACATGAACGTGCTGCTCGCGGAAGCGGAAGTGCCGTACGACATCGTGTTCGAGATGGAGGACATCAACGGCGAGTTGGGCCAGGCCGACGTCGTGCTCGTGCTCGGCGCGAACGACGTGGTGAACCCGGCCGCGAAGAACGATCCGAAATCGCCGATCGCGGGGATGCCGATCATCGAGGCGTACAAGGCGCGCACGGTGATCGTCAACAAGCGTTCGATGGCGGCCGGCTACGCGGGCCTCGACAACGACCTGTTCTACATGGACAAGACGATGATGGTCTTCGGCGATGCGAAGAAGGTCATCGAGGACATGGTGAAGGCCGTCGATTAA